The DNA window ATAAAAGGGCACCAGCCATTCCGAATTGTATTCGGATTAATATTGGGACGAGAGATGAAAATATTCGTTTAATCACTATTTTAAAAAAGCTTGAATCATGAAAAAAGTATTATTTATAGATCGCGATGGCACTTTGATCATAGAACCGCCAACTGATTTTCAGGTTGATTCTCTTGAAAAGCTAGAGTTCTATCCCGGAGTTTTTCAAAATCTTTCCAAAATTGTTAAGGAACTAGATTATGAGCTGGTGATGGTTACCAATCAGGATGGATTAGGTACAGAGAGTTTTCCGTTTGAAGATTTTATAATACCTCATGAAAAAATGCTGAATGCTTTAAAAAATGAAGGTATTATTTTCAGTGATATTTTAATTGATAAAAGCTTTGAAAGCGAAAATTTACCTGGCAGAAAACCAGGAGTGGGAATGCTTGGAAAATATATATATGGAAATTATGATCTTAAGAATTCATATGTAATAGGAGATCGTATAACAGATGTTCAGTTGGCAGAAAATTTGGGATCAAAAGCCATTTATATGGGTGAAACGTTCAATGTAAAAGCAGATCTCTCTACAAAAGACTGGTCAGAGATCTATCAGTTTCTAAAAAAGATTCCAAGACAGGCTAAGGTATCCCGAAAAACAAATGAAACGGATATTGAAATTGAAGTCAATCTTGATGGCAAAGGAAATTCTAAAATTTCAACCGGCTTACATTTCTTTGACCACATGTTGGAGCAAATCTCGAAACATGGAAATTTAGATCTTATCATTAAGGTAAATGGAGACCTGCAGGTAGATGAGCACCATACAATTGAAGATACTGCTATTGTTTTAGG is part of the Chryseobacterium paludis genome and encodes:
- the hisB gene encoding bifunctional histidinol-phosphatase/imidazoleglycerol-phosphate dehydratase HisB — protein: MKKVLFIDRDGTLIIEPPTDFQVDSLEKLEFYPGVFQNLSKIVKELDYELVMVTNQDGLGTESFPFEDFIIPHEKMLNALKNEGIIFSDILIDKSFESENLPGRKPGVGMLGKYIYGNYDLKNSYVIGDRITDVQLAENLGSKAIYMGETFNVKADLSTKDWSEIYQFLKKIPRQAKVSRKTNETDIEIEVNLDGKGNSKISTGLHFFDHMLEQISKHGNLDLIIKVNGDLQVDEHHTIEDTAIVLGKAILKALGNKKGIERYGFLLPMDDCLAQVALDFGGRPWLVWDAEFNREKIGDVPTELFSHFFKSFTDSSQSNLNIKVEGSNEHHKIESIFKAFAKALKMAVNQTDKNFNLPSTKGSL